The Halobaculum magnesiiphilum genome contains the following window.
CGTGGATCTCGGCTTGTGCGCCGGAGCCGTACGAGGCGACGAGGAGCTTCTGTCCCTGGAGGTCCACGTCGTTCGCGGCGGCGTGGCGCAGCGCCGAGACGCGGGCGATGTGGACCGAGCCGGTGTACCAGTTGCCGACACGCCGCGAGATGTTCAGCGTCGGATCGATGGTGTCGGCGTACCACGACTGGTACTCCTCGGTCTCCTTCAGGTCGTCCATGTACGCCCGGATGGCCTCCTCGTACGCCTCCCAGTCGTCGAAGTCCTCCTCGCGGGGCTGGCGCCCGATGCGACCCTCGAGGGCGTCCTCGATCTCCGTGTCGCGGATCATGTGCCGGTAGCCGAGCAGGCCCGCCTTGCGGACCATCCCCGGGAACGGGGTGTGGAACGGGATGTACGCGAAGTCGTCGGGGTGGGTGTCCCACGCGACCGACTCGAAGTCCTCCAGCGCCTCGCGCATGCGGGCGAGGTACACCTGCATCGAGCGCTTGCCGTCGACCGAGGGGAACTGCTGGTTCGGCTTCAGGAAGTCCGTCTCGTCGGCGCTGCCGTAGCCCTGCTCGGTCGAGAGTTCGACGACCGAGGGGTCCTCGTCGATGAGCATCGCGACCGCGCCGGCGCCCTGCGTCGCCTCGCCGGGGTCGCCGCGGGCGTACAGCGCGGTGTCGGTGGCGATGACCAGCGCCGCGCGGCCGCGGTTGCGTCCCGCC
Protein-coding sequences here:
- the hmgB gene encoding hydroxymethylglutaryl-CoA synthase, which gives rise to MTAVGIDAIEIWTGKLQLDLPGTFAPAKGEDPGKYTKGLGLETSSFPDAYEDIVTMGANAAKRLMDRKDLDPQDIGRIDVATESAFDNSKPVSTYIAGCLEQVYDGDFHHANKGERKFACVAGTQSIDDAYNWIKAGRNRGRAALVIATDTALYARGDPGEATQGAGAVAMLIDEDPSVVELSTEQGYGSADETDFLKPNQQFPSVDGKRSMQVYLARMREALEDFESVAWDTHPDDFAYIPFHTPFPGMVRKAGLLGYRHMIRDTEIEDALEGRIGRQPREEDFDDWEAYEEAIRAYMDDLKETEEYQSWYADTIDPTLNISRRVGNWYTGSVHIARVSALRHAAANDVDLQGQKLLVASYGSGAQAEIHAETVADGWKEEIEAADLEDQLQRRYDLSYDEYEQVHDRHNHDMDVELEEFTQPDGEFVFTGWGRMSERKYDYVE